One Pyrus communis chromosome 4, drPyrComm1.1, whole genome shotgun sequence genomic region harbors:
- the LOC137731895 gene encoding uncharacterized protein At5g19025-like: MRHLLLATTTTIMPSSSFSAAATSSSSSYPTPKPKSSNPNPNSNPNCTLLCKHSPSATLDLLILILVLFSGTFLITSYFSYIFNSLSLLLSHSTLHLHHIPVPYVVGFVAFFAATLFIVEFCCGIRSRKCDRPGCKGLKKAMEFDLQLQSEECVKSGSKDIDRLPWKGGSEGNPDYECLRTELRRMAPTNGRAVLLFRARCGCPVAKLEGWGPKRGRRHKKALASMALN, encoded by the exons ATGCGCCATTTGCTacttgccaccaccaccaccatcatgccctcctcctccttctctgcCGCTGCCAcgtcatcctcctcctcctatcCAACCCCGAAACCCAAATcctcaaaccctaaccctaactcAAACCCTAATTGCACCCTCCTCTGCAAGCACTCGCCGTCGGCCACCCTCGAcctcctcatcctcatcctcgTCCTCTTCTCCGGGACCTTCCTCATCACCTCCTACTTTTCCTACATCTTCAACTCCCTCTCGCTCCTCCTCTCTCACTCCACCCTCCACCTCCACCACATTCCCGTCCCCTACGTCGTCGGCTTTGTCGCCTTCTTCGCCGCCACGCTGTTCATAGTCGAGTTCTGCTGCGGCATTCGATCCAGGAAGTGCGATAGGCCCGGATGTAAGGGCTTGAAGAAGGCCATGGAATTCGATTTGCAATTGCAATCGGAGGAGTGTGTCAAGTCCGGGTCTAAAGATATCGATAGGCTGCCGTGGAAGGGCGGCAGCGAGGGCAATCCTGATTACGAGTGCCTCAGGACTGAGCTGAGGCGGATGGCGCCGACGAATGGCCGTGCCGTGCTGCTGTTCCGGGCGCGATGCGGATGCCCGGTGGCCAAGCTCGAAGGCTGGGGTCCCAAGAGAGGTCGCCGGCATAAAAA GGCTCTGGCCAGCATGGCTCTTAATTGA
- the LOC137732682 gene encoding uncharacterized protein: MWYGCSLQLDIVALKGRDFREYWGRLCDRFRDNERQDELLLESVFLMWRIWKCRYDMIFKRVPANPIEVINIARQQVVEFHACHDMNKVVTGGVASGGNTSFAGQQVRWKRPIFEVLKINCDGSWCGKTCKDGYGWACLELGCTEVEVELDSQLIIRMVNEEYVIDATLECFLHDIRFLASQLGTVTFAFVERHGNTAAHVVASYVTSRGGAFRWDAIDPEFLFNILAEDVNITIRI; this comes from the exons ATGTGGTATGGTTGTTCGCTGCAACTTGACATTGTGGCTTTGAAAGGAAGGGATTTCCGAGAGTATTGGGGGAGACTCTGTGATCGGTTCCGTGATAATGAGAGGCAAGATGAGTTGTTGCTGGAAAGTGTTTTTCTTATGTGGAGAATATGGAAGTGTCGATATGATATGATCTTTAAAAGGGTGCCGGCAAACCCAATAGAGGTGATTAATATAGCCAGACAGCAAGTAGTTGAATTTCATGCATGCCACGACATGAATAAGGTTGTTACTGGTGGTGTTGCATCTGGTGGGAATACAAGCTTTGCGGGTCAACAGGTACGGTGGAAGAGACCAATTTTTGAGGTGTTGAAGATTAATTGTGATGGGTCTTGGTGTGGGAAGACTTGCAAGGATGGCTATGGATGG GCCTGCCTTGAGTTAGGATGCACGGAGGTGGAAGTTGAGTTAGACTCTCAGCTAATTATTCGCATGGTTAATGAGGAGTATGTGATTGATGCTACTTTGGAATGTTTTCTTCATGATATTCGGTTCTTGGCATCTCAATTAGGAACGGTGACGTTTGCGTTTGTCGAACGGCATGGAAATACTGCTGCACACGTTGTTGCCTCGTATGTAACCTCACGTGGAGGTGCTTTCCGTTGGGATGCTATTGATCCggagtttttatttaatattttggcTGAAGATGTAAACATTACTATTCGAATTTAA
- the LOC137732683 gene encoding uncharacterized protein — MAMPHLISANQLTFVAGRQIQDNILVVHKILHSLNQQSDGDEVSLAMKLDMVKAYDRVEWSFLFAMMGALGFPLEFCQRVVECITTVMEKRGALHGVRVIPGGLSISHLFFVDAAVVFYKANETEVQDVMEVLRCYAEASGQVINREKSSLYFGANCERQQWRKIALCTWGLRLILVHLRRWCLRVFGKRWRE, encoded by the exons ATGGCTATGCCACATCTCATTAGTGCGAATCAATTGACGTTTGTGGCTGGGAGACAGATTCAGGATAATATTTTGGTGGTACACAAGATATTGCATTCTCTTAATCAACAAAGTGATGGTGATGAAGTTTCTCTAGCTATGAAGTTGGATATGGTGAAGGCATATGATCGAGTGGAGTGGAGTTTTTTGTTCGCAATGATGGGTGCTTTGGGCTTTCCACTTGAGTTTTGTCAGCGGGTAGTGGAGTGTATTACTACTGTCAT GGAGAAGCGAGGTGCATTGCATGGAGTTCGAGTAATTCCTGGTGGGTTGTCAATATCACATTTGTTTTTTGTCGATGCTGCTGTAGTTTTCTATAAGGCGAATGAGACTGAGGTTCAGGACGTTATGGAGGTATTAAGATGTTATGCAGAAGCATCTGGGCAAGTGATTAACAGGGAGAAGAGTTCCTTATATTTTGGGGCGAATTGTGAGCGGCAACAGTGGAGGAAAATTGCTCTTTGTACTTGGGGATTACGGCTGATTTTGGTTCATCTAAGAAGGTGGTGTTTGAGAGTGTTCGGGAAGCGTTGGAGGGAATGA